Proteins encoded in a region of the Roseateles sp. SL47 genome:
- a CDS encoding aldo/keto reductase, translated as MNPQMRYSQLGRTGLFVSRFCLGGMTFGGADTPAGAAIGRLSQEETQTIVSQALDAGINFIDTADVYGGGGSETVLGEALKLRRNEVVLATKLHARVGPGPNDVGQSRLHIMTALEQSLRRLQTDRIDLYQIHGFDPITPMEEVLRALDDAVRSGKVRYVGCSNLAAWQLMKAIGVAERDRLTRFASLQAYYSLAGRDIEHELVPAVTDAQVGLLCWSPLAGGLLSGKFDRQGSSDTTARRALIAFPPVDETRVYDIIDALKVVALRHSTTPAQVALAWLLARPAVTSVIIGIKRPEQLADNLGALDLVLAEEDHALLDEVSRPTAAYPGWIQTYNARSRYPAGHPFQGSSWSLGERPL; from the coding sequence ATGAACCCTCAGATGCGCTACTCCCAACTCGGTCGGACCGGGCTTTTTGTGTCGCGGTTCTGCCTCGGCGGAATGACTTTCGGAGGCGCCGATACGCCTGCGGGGGCGGCGATTGGACGCCTGTCACAGGAGGAGACCCAGACCATCGTCAGCCAGGCGCTGGATGCCGGCATCAACTTCATTGACACGGCCGACGTCTACGGTGGTGGCGGCTCCGAGACGGTGTTGGGCGAGGCATTGAAGCTGCGGCGAAACGAGGTGGTGCTCGCGACCAAGCTGCACGCACGTGTCGGCCCGGGGCCCAATGACGTCGGGCAATCGCGGCTGCACATCATGACGGCCCTGGAGCAGAGCTTGAGGCGCCTGCAGACCGATCGCATCGACCTCTACCAGATCCACGGCTTTGATCCGATCACGCCGATGGAGGAGGTGTTGCGTGCGCTTGATGACGCGGTGCGCAGCGGCAAGGTGCGCTACGTCGGTTGCTCCAATCTGGCGGCCTGGCAACTGATGAAGGCGATCGGTGTGGCCGAACGAGACCGCCTGACGCGGTTCGCCTCCCTCCAGGCGTATTACTCCTTGGCGGGGCGGGACATCGAACACGAACTGGTGCCCGCCGTCACCGACGCACAGGTCGGCCTGCTGTGCTGGAGCCCGCTGGCGGGCGGACTGCTGTCCGGCAAGTTCGATCGCCAGGGCAGCAGCGACACAACCGCGCGCCGCGCGTTGATCGCCTTTCCACCGGTGGACGAAACCCGGGTGTACGACATCATCGATGCGCTGAAGGTCGTGGCCCTTCGGCACAGCACCACGCCCGCACAGGTCGCGTTGGCTTGGCTGCTTGCGCGTCCGGCGGTGACCAGCGTCATCATCGGCATCAAGCGGCCCGAGCAGTTGGCGGACAACCTGGGTGCGTTAGATCTGGTGTTGGCGGAGGAGGACCACGCCCTGCTGGACGAGGTCAGCCGACCCACCGCCGCCTACCCGGGCTGGATCCAGACCTATAACGCCAGGAGCCGTTACCCGGCTGGACATCCATTCCAAGGGTCGAGTTGGAGCCTCGGCGAACGGCCGCTGTAG
- a CDS encoding alpha/beta hydrolase family protein has protein sequence MATSMAAIVGACVLLAGCGGPPKARLDEQRQQQSFAAQGYSPVGGSGSGSLNGTANGPGSEPVSEITQSWRLKNDVFRVTLTLGTAAASGTPRPVVVYLPGLGESDIAGRKWRQTWASAGYAVVSLQPLETDAQAWASDLARAAEFKRLGQQHYAQPPLRQRLATLDAVLAEAQRRGRSGELPWSALDWTRTAVAGYELGAQAAMALAGESLGDGTRWTASSVQLKAVVVISPQVMDARAADRYAAVLLPVLGLTGPQDTDVLGLVEQPRWRTLPFESMPKDNAWLLSLPGITHATLAGNDTAPGAQGRNGRNADGSRDAGSGAGGGGGGDGGSRGRRGGGMGGGMGGGPGGGMNPGSRMLQPVPDQPDWHRLQEDQLAFIAAQKTSLAFLDWQLKQAPQARDWLMGPAQVWLGRTGQLTSPLSLSGKLDTR, from the coding sequence ATGGCCACCTCCATGGCCGCCATCGTGGGGGCTTGTGTTCTGCTGGCTGGGTGCGGAGGGCCCCCCAAGGCGCGATTGGACGAGCAGCGGCAGCAGCAGAGCTTTGCGGCGCAGGGCTATTCACCGGTCGGCGGGTCGGGAAGCGGATCGCTTAATGGCACGGCTAATGGCCCGGGCAGCGAGCCCGTGAGCGAGATCACCCAGTCCTGGCGGCTCAAGAATGATGTGTTCCGGGTCACCCTGACCCTGGGCACCGCCGCCGCATCTGGCACGCCCCGGCCGGTGGTGGTCTACCTGCCGGGTCTCGGCGAATCCGACATCGCGGGGCGGAAGTGGCGCCAGACCTGGGCCTCGGCGGGTTATGCCGTCGTGTCGCTGCAGCCGCTGGAAACGGATGCACAGGCATGGGCTTCGGATCTCGCCCGGGCGGCGGAATTCAAACGTCTGGGTCAGCAGCACTATGCCCAGCCGCCACTGCGCCAGCGCCTAGCCACTCTGGACGCGGTGCTGGCGGAAGCGCAACGCCGGGGCCGCAGCGGTGAACTCCCGTGGAGTGCCCTGGACTGGACGCGGACCGCCGTGGCGGGTTATGAACTGGGCGCACAGGCGGCCATGGCCTTGGCGGGGGAATCGCTTGGTGATGGCACCCGCTGGACAGCCTCCAGCGTACAACTGAAGGCTGTGGTGGTGATCAGCCCGCAGGTGATGGATGCCCGCGCTGCGGACCGATATGCCGCCGTGCTGTTGCCGGTGCTGGGCCTCACCGGCCCGCAGGACACCGACGTTCTCGGGCTGGTGGAACAGCCGCGCTGGCGCACCCTGCCCTTTGAATCCATGCCAAAGGACAACGCCTGGCTGTTGTCGCTGCCGGGCATCACGCACGCCACTTTGGCCGGCAACGACACCGCCCCGGGTGCCCAGGGCCGCAACGGCAGGAATGCCGATGGTTCCCGCGATGCCGGCAGTGGTGCGGGCGGTGGCGGAGGTGGAGATGGCGGCAGTCGTGGTCGCCGAGGCGGTGGCATGGGTGGCGGTATGGGCGGGGGCCCCGGTGGCGGCATGAACCCGGGCAGCCGGATGTTGCAGCCGGTACCGGACCAGCCGGACTGGCACCGGCTGCAGGAAGATCAGCTGGCCTTCATCGCCGCCCAGAAAACCAGCCTGGCCTTTCTGGACTGGCAGCTCAAGCAGGCACCTCAAGCGCGTGACTGGCTCATGGGGCCCGCGCAGGTCTGGCTCGGCCGCACCGGGCAATTGACGTCGCCGCTCAGCCTGAGTGGCAAGCTCGACACCCGTTGA
- the ybaL gene encoding YbaL family putative K(+) efflux transporter encodes MEHNVSLISTLAAGFGLALILGFIAERLRLPALVGYLLAGVAIGPATPGYVADIGIASQLSEIGVMLLMFGVGLHFSLKDLMAVKRIALPGAVVQMTVATLLGMGLAMSWGWSFGGALVFGLALSCASTVVLLKALEARGAMDSVNGRIAIGWLVVEDLATVLILVLLPPLAPMLGGTVATETAGQTPLWQTLAETLAYITAFVVLMLVVGRRVLPWMLWQVARTGSRELFTLMVIAVAIGIAYGASELFHVSFALGAFFAGMVMRESEYSHRAAEESLPLRDSFSVLFFVSVGMLVDPMTVVNQPWQVLATVAVIMVGKALAATALVLVFRYPLNTAMTVSASLAQIGEFSFILAGLGLQLGLLPKEGMNLVLAGAMISIALNPLMFAMVGPVQRWVLARSAFARKLEQRDDPYAELPMSTEREFLEGQVVLVGYGRVGRRIAQALDERHIPIVVAEQNRETVEALRRQGRAAVSGDASDPMVLIQAHIAKAAMLVVALPDSMKARQMANIARQLNPGIEIVLRTHGEEESALLRKEQLGTVFYGEEELARGMSRHVLQRFNAPLEHEAGNPVPAAGH; translated from the coding sequence ATGGAACACAACGTCTCCCTGATCAGCACCCTGGCAGCCGGCTTCGGCCTGGCGCTCATCCTCGGCTTCATTGCAGAACGTCTGCGCCTGCCGGCCCTGGTGGGGTATTTGCTGGCCGGTGTGGCCATCGGCCCGGCCACGCCCGGCTATGTGGCGGACATCGGCATCGCCTCCCAGCTGTCTGAAATCGGCGTGATGCTGCTGATGTTCGGCGTCGGGCTGCACTTCTCGCTCAAGGACCTGATGGCCGTCAAACGCATTGCACTGCCCGGCGCGGTGGTGCAGATGACGGTCGCGACCCTGCTGGGCATGGGCCTGGCCATGAGCTGGGGCTGGAGCTTCGGCGGGGCTCTGGTGTTTGGCCTGGCGCTCTCCTGCGCCAGCACGGTGGTGCTGCTCAAGGCGCTGGAAGCCCGAGGCGCCATGGATTCGGTCAACGGCCGCATTGCGATCGGCTGGCTGGTGGTGGAAGACCTGGCCACGGTGCTGATCCTGGTGCTGCTGCCGCCGTTGGCGCCAATGCTCGGCGGCACGGTAGCCACGGAGACGGCCGGCCAGACGCCCCTGTGGCAGACCCTGGCCGAGACGCTGGCCTACATCACCGCCTTTGTGGTGCTGATGCTGGTGGTGGGCCGCCGGGTGCTGCCCTGGATGCTGTGGCAGGTGGCGCGCACCGGCTCGCGGGAGCTGTTCACGCTGATGGTGATTGCCGTGGCCATCGGCATCGCTTATGGGGCGTCCGAACTGTTCCACGTGTCCTTTGCGCTGGGCGCTTTCTTCGCCGGCATGGTGATGCGGGAGTCGGAGTACAGCCATCGGGCCGCCGAAGAATCGTTGCCGCTGCGGGATTCGTTCTCGGTGCTGTTCTTTGTGTCGGTGGGCATGCTGGTGGACCCGATGACGGTGGTGAACCAACCCTGGCAGGTGCTGGCCACCGTCGCGGTCATCATGGTGGGCAAGGCGCTGGCCGCCACGGCGCTGGTGCTGGTGTTCCGCTATCCGCTCAACACCGCCATGACGGTGTCGGCCAGCCTGGCGCAGATCGGAGAGTTCAGCTTCATCCTGGCGGGCCTGGGTCTGCAACTGGGCCTGCTGCCCAAGGAAGGCATGAACCTGGTGCTGGCGGGCGCCATGATTTCCATCGCCCTGAACCCGCTGATGTTTGCCATGGTCGGGCCGGTGCAGCGCTGGGTATTGGCCCGCTCGGCCTTTGCCCGCAAGCTGGAGCAGCGGGACGACCCCTATGCCGAACTGCCAATGTCCACCGAGCGGGAGTTCCTGGAAGGCCAGGTGGTGCTGGTGGGGTATGGCCGCGTGGGCCGGCGCATTGCGCAGGCGCTGGATGAGCGTCACATCCCCATCGTGGTGGCCGAGCAGAACCGGGAGACCGTGGAGGCCTTGCGCAGGCAGGGCCGCGCAGCGGTGAGCGGGGATGCGAGCGACCCGATGGTGCTGATCCAGGCCCATATCGCCAAGGCCGCCATGCTGGTGGTGGCCCTGCCGGATTCGATGAAGGCACGGCAGATGGCGAACATTGCGAGGCAGCTCAATCCCGGTATCGAAATCGTACTGCGTACCCATGGCGAAGAGGAATCGGCGCTGTTGCGCAAGGAACAGCTGGGCACCGTGTTCTATGGGGAAGAAGAACTGGCCCGGGGCATGAGCCGTCATGTGCTGCAGCGGTTCAATGCGCCGCTGGAGCATGAGGCGGGCAACCCCGTGCCAGCAGCGGGGCATTGA
- a CDS encoding DUF4936 family protein, translating to MSAVTYHGPPGAQDARSPELYVYYRVHLDQAAAALAAFEAARDGQPVRLLKRRDHDPVFQTWMEIYAPPLADAVGVEAKLAAALGPFAQGPRHREVFAALAGPVGGT from the coding sequence ATGAGCGCGGTCACCTACCACGGCCCTCCCGGCGCGCAAGACGCCCGGAGCCCCGAGCTGTATGTGTATTACCGCGTTCATCTGGACCAGGCAGCCGCCGCCCTGGCCGCCTTCGAGGCCGCTCGCGACGGCCAGCCGGTGCGGCTGCTGAAGCGCCGCGACCATGACCCGGTCTTCCAGACCTGGATGGAAATCTATGCGCCCCCGCTGGCGGATGCCGTGGGCGTGGAAGCCAAGCTTGCCGCCGCCCTGGGCCCCTTCGCCCAGGGGCCCCGCCACCGCGAGGTCTTTGCCGCCCTCGCCGGACCGGTGGGCGGCACCTGA
- a CDS encoding YgfZ/GcvT domain-containing protein: MTQNSHPIPPVSAPPVRGAVRLTDFGVMRAQGEEAAKFLHSQLTQDLALQTLQQARLAGYCSAKGRLLATLLAVKPDDQTVLMALPADVLPATLKRLSMFVLRAKCKLTDASGDWAAWGLSGDVAATWLGAAAPAQTWQVGRLATADGTDAQVTRLPDDGIGPRFLLLQPASAPAPALPEVDLADWHGLDVRAGLAWVRGATVEQFVPQMVNLELIGGVNFQKGCYPGQEVVARSQYRGTIKRRTHPFLVAEGAQPQLAQEIFHSEDPGQPAGLVAATGRSDGREVLLAEVKLAALESGSLHLGSAEGPLLTHQPLPYIVGEPQ; the protein is encoded by the coding sequence ATGACCCAGAATTCGCACCCCATCCCCCCCGTGTCCGCCCCCCCGGTGAGGGGCGCCGTCCGCCTGACCGATTTCGGCGTGATGCGCGCCCAGGGCGAAGAAGCGGCCAAGTTCCTGCACTCGCAGCTGACCCAGGACCTGGCCCTGCAGACGCTTCAGCAGGCCCGCCTGGCGGGTTACTGTTCCGCCAAGGGCCGATTGCTGGCCACGCTGCTGGCGGTCAAGCCGGACGACCAGACCGTGCTGATGGCCCTGCCCGCCGACGTGCTGCCGGCCACGCTGAAACGGTTGTCGATGTTTGTCTTGCGTGCGAAATGCAAACTGACCGATGCCAGCGGCGACTGGGCCGCCTGGGGGCTGTCCGGCGACGTGGCTGCCACCTGGCTGGGGGCTGCAGCGCCGGCCCAGACCTGGCAGGTCGGGCGTTTGGCGACGGCCGACGGCACCGATGCCCAGGTCACCCGGCTGCCGGATGATGGCATCGGCCCGCGCTTCCTGCTGCTGCAGCCGGCCAGCGCCCCCGCCCCCGCCCTGCCCGAGGTGGACCTGGCCGACTGGCACGGCCTGGATGTGCGCGCCGGTCTGGCCTGGGTGCGTGGCGCCACGGTGGAGCAGTTCGTGCCCCAGATGGTGAATCTGGAGCTGATCGGGGGCGTGAATTTCCAGAAGGGCTGCTATCCCGGCCAGGAAGTGGTGGCCCGCAGCCAGTACCGCGGCACCATCAAGCGCCGCACCCATCCCTTCCTGGTGGCGGAAGGCGCACAGCCGCAACTCGCCCAGGAGATCTTTCATAGCGAAGATCCGGGGCAACCTGCCGGGCTGGTCGCGGCCACCGGCCGCTCCGACGGGCGGGAGGTACTGCTGGCCGAGGTCAAGCTGGCCGCGCTGGAGAGCGGCAGCCTGCATCTGGGCAGCGCCGAAGGTCCGCTGCTGACGCATCAACCCCTTCCCTACATCGTCGGAGAACCTCAATGA
- the mltG gene encoding endolytic transglycosylase MltG, whose amino-acid sequence MGGWLARLVLAALLLVGGAAGLAVWWLQQPLALAKPSVELSIEPGTPPLQVAQAWVGAGVQSDARLLYEWFRWSGQARKIRAGSYEVHEGITPRELLDKMVRGDQTLEQLRIIEGWNLRQLRAALAAAPALKQTTATLSETELMAAIGAPGVRAEGRFFPDTYAYSRGVSDITVLKRAYALMSKRLESAWAGRSDGLPLRSPEEALVLASIVEKETGAASDRGLVAAVFINRLKVGMPLQTDPTVIYGLGEGFDGNLRKIHLQTDSPYNSYLRGGLPPTPISMPGLASLQAALHPTPSKALYFVARGDGTSQFSDDLAAHNRAVNKYQRGH is encoded by the coding sequence CTGGGCGGCTGGCTGGCACGGCTGGTGCTAGCTGCACTGCTGCTGGTGGGCGGTGCTGCCGGGCTGGCCGTCTGGTGGCTGCAGCAGCCGCTGGCGCTGGCCAAACCCAGTGTGGAACTCTCCATCGAGCCGGGCACACCGCCCCTGCAGGTGGCCCAGGCCTGGGTGGGCGCGGGTGTGCAAAGTGATGCCCGACTGCTGTATGAATGGTTCCGCTGGTCCGGCCAGGCCCGCAAGATCCGGGCAGGCAGTTATGAGGTCCATGAGGGCATCACGCCCCGGGAACTGCTGGACAAGATGGTTCGCGGGGACCAGACGCTGGAGCAACTGCGCATCATCGAAGGCTGGAATCTGCGCCAGTTGCGGGCCGCCCTGGCCGCCGCGCCGGCCCTCAAGCAAACCACCGCCACCCTGAGCGAGACCGAGCTGATGGCCGCCATCGGCGCGCCGGGTGTGCGGGCTGAAGGGCGGTTCTTCCCGGACACCTATGCCTACAGCCGCGGCGTGAGCGACATCACCGTGCTCAAGCGTGCTTACGCGCTGATGAGCAAGCGGCTGGAATCCGCCTGGGCCGGCCGCAGTGACGGCCTGCCCTTGCGCAGCCCGGAAGAGGCCCTGGTGCTGGCCTCCATCGTGGAGAAAGAAACCGGTGCCGCCTCCGACCGCGGTCTGGTGGCGGCGGTGTTCATCAACCGGCTGAAGGTGGGCATGCCGCTGCAGACCGACCCGACCGTCATCTACGGGCTGGGGGAGGGCTTTGACGGCAACCTGCGCAAGATCCATCTGCAGACCGATTCCCCCTACAACAGCTACCTGCGCGGCGGCCTGCCGCCGACCCCGATCTCGATGCCGGGCCTGGCCTCGCTGCAGGCGGCGCTGCATCCAACGCCCTCCAAGGCGCTGTACTTCGTGGCGCGGGGCGACGGCACCAGCCAGTTCAGCGACGACCTCGCCGCGCATAATCGCGCGGTCAACAAATACCAGCGCGGCCACTGA
- the tmk gene encoding dTMP kinase — MTGRFITFEGIDGAGKSTHIERVAQHLRAQGASLVQTREPGGTALAESLRALFLHQDMDGLTEALLVFAARRDHLQRVIAPALALGQTVLCDRFTDASFAYQGGGRGMDWQVLNTLAGWVQQGREPDLTFWFDVDPAVAAERRAQAREADRLEQLDLDFFTRVRAAYARRAKEAPARFVRIDASLSIEGVGRQVLLALEDRGW, encoded by the coding sequence GTGACCGGCAGATTCATCACCTTCGAAGGCATTGACGGGGCCGGCAAGTCCACCCACATCGAGCGGGTGGCCCAACACCTGCGTGCGCAGGGCGCCAGCCTGGTCCAGACGCGCGAGCCCGGGGGCACGGCGCTGGCCGAATCGCTGCGGGCGCTGTTCCTGCATCAGGACATGGACGGCCTGACCGAAGCGCTGCTGGTGTTTGCCGCGCGGCGGGACCACCTCCAGCGGGTCATCGCCCCGGCCCTGGCCCTCGGCCAGACGGTGCTGTGCGACCGTTTCACCGATGCCAGCTTCGCCTACCAGGGCGGTGGGCGCGGCATGGACTGGCAGGTGCTCAACACCCTGGCCGGCTGGGTGCAGCAGGGGCGCGAACCGGACCTGACCTTCTGGTTTGATGTGGACCCGGCCGTGGCCGCCGAACGGCGTGCCCAGGCCCGCGAGGCCGACCGGCTGGAGCAACTGGACCTGGACTTCTTCACCCGTGTGCGCGCTGCTTATGCCCGCCGCGCCAAGGAGGCGCCGGCCCGGTTTGTCCGGATCGATGCCAGCCTGAGCATTGAAGGCGTGGGCCGGCAGGTGCTGCTGGCGCTGGAAGATCGGGGATGGTGA
- the holB gene encoding DNA polymerase III subunit delta' translates to MSEDTGDIAALARDGQLPLPWLAAPLQQALTQGRSHALLLQGPAGVGQFDLALLLAQAWLCESRAAPDQPGCGRCASCHLLRSRSHPDFQVLLPEALREPLGFGAQDAEGSDTKASKTKPSREIKIEAVRQVLSFSQVSAARGKAKVVVVYPAEALNTVAANALLKTLEEPQGLLRFVLASAAPQQLLPTIRSRCQPLQMALPARDAAVTWLTGQGVASPEVLLDATGGRPQEALLWSEEGIAAKTWLELPRRIAKGEAQALTDWPVPRAIAAMQRLVHDLMRIAHGAPPSFFPRDALPKLPAVRTALDHWARTLQQAARHAEHPLNAGLLMESLVAQGQQAMRPAR, encoded by the coding sequence GTGAGCGAAGACACTGGTGACATCGCGGCCCTGGCCCGGGACGGGCAACTGCCGCTGCCCTGGCTGGCGGCACCTCTGCAACAGGCCCTGACCCAGGGCCGCAGCCATGCGCTGCTGCTGCAGGGGCCGGCGGGGGTGGGGCAATTCGACCTGGCCTTGCTGCTGGCCCAGGCCTGGCTGTGCGAGAGCCGCGCAGCGCCGGACCAGCCCGGTTGCGGCCGATGCGCCAGTTGCCATCTGCTGCGGTCCCGCTCGCACCCGGACTTCCAGGTGCTGTTGCCCGAGGCGCTGCGCGAACCGCTGGGCTTTGGCGCCCAGGATGCCGAAGGCAGTGACACCAAGGCCAGCAAGACCAAACCCAGCCGGGAAATCAAGATCGAGGCGGTGCGCCAGGTGCTGTCTTTTTCCCAGGTCAGCGCGGCGCGGGGCAAGGCCAAGGTGGTGGTGGTGTATCCGGCCGAGGCTCTGAACACGGTGGCCGCCAATGCGCTGCTCAAGACGCTGGAAGAGCCACAAGGCCTGCTGCGTTTTGTGCTGGCCAGTGCCGCACCGCAGCAATTGCTCCCCACCATCCGCAGCCGATGCCAGCCCTTGCAGATGGCGCTGCCGGCGCGGGACGCTGCCGTCACCTGGCTGACTGGCCAGGGCGTGGCCTCGCCCGAGGTGCTGCTGGACGCCACCGGTGGCCGGCCACAGGAGGCATTGCTCTGGAGCGAAGAAGGGATTGCCGCCAAGACCTGGCTGGAACTGCCCCGGCGGATTGCCAAGGGCGAAGCCCAGGCGCTGACCGATTGGCCGGTGCCCCGTGCGATTGCGGCCATGCAGCGCCTGGTCCACGACCTGATGCGGATAGCCCACGGTGCCCCGCCCAGCTTCTTCCCGCGGGACGCGTTGCCCAAGTTGCCGGCGGTCCGTACGGCGCTGGACCACTGGGCCCGCACCCTCCAGCAAGCGGCCCGCCATGCCGAACATCCGCTCAACGCCGGGCTCCTGATGGAATCCCTGGTGGCCCAGGGGCAGCAGGCCATGCGGCCGGCGCGCTGA
- a CDS encoding PilZ domain-containing protein has protein sequence MSAATPSPTAAGASGAPAAAPRPSVIQLVFKEKGALYAAYIPIFSEGGVFVPTTRDYKLGDDIYLLMSLPEDPQRYPVAGKVAWITPANAPGGRTQGVGVRFPGDEKTRVIRLKIEEVLGTAISSAKPTQTI, from the coding sequence ATGAGCGCAGCCACGCCTTCCCCCACGGCTGCCGGTGCCTCCGGCGCCCCCGCTGCCGCCCCGCGGCCCAGCGTGATTCAGCTTGTGTTCAAGGAAAAGGGTGCCCTGTATGCCGCCTACATCCCGATTTTCTCGGAAGGGGGCGTGTTTGTGCCCACCACCCGGGACTACAAGCTGGGCGACGACATCTATCTGCTGATGAGCCTGCCGGAAGATCCGCAGCGTTATCCGGTGGCCGGCAAGGTGGCCTGGATCACCCCCGCCAATGCGCCGGGCGGCCGGACGCAGGGGGTGGGTGTGCGTTTTCCCGGGGATGAAAAAACCCGGGTGATTCGGCTGAAAATCGAGGAAGTGCTGGGGACGGCCATTTCTTCGGCCAAACCGACACAAACCATCTGA
- a CDS encoding TatD family hydrolase → MFIDSHCHLNFPELKAQLPQLLQAMAQARVVQAVCISTTMDEFAEVKALADAHDELFATVGVHPDTEDMREPTLEQLVAEAAHPKVVAIGETGLDYYRLNGRSVEDMQWQRERFRTHIRAARQTGKPLVIHTRASAEDTLRLMREEGASQPGGVLHCFTESMEVARAALDLDFHISFSGIVTFKNAADLRDVARMVPLDRMLIETDSPYLAPVPYRGKTNQPAYVPHVAALIAELRGLSVEELAGHCTTNTRRLFRMPQAA, encoded by the coding sequence ATGTTCATCGATTCCCACTGCCACCTGAATTTCCCCGAACTCAAGGCCCAGTTGCCGCAGCTGCTGCAGGCCATGGCCCAGGCGCGGGTGGTTCAGGCGGTGTGCATCAGTACCACCATGGACGAATTTGCCGAGGTGAAGGCCCTGGCGGACGCCCATGACGAACTGTTTGCCACCGTCGGTGTGCATCCAGACACCGAAGACATGCGGGAGCCCACCCTGGAGCAACTGGTGGCGGAGGCGGCCCATCCCAAGGTGGTGGCCATCGGTGAGACGGGCTTGGACTATTACCGCCTGAATGGCCGCAGCGTGGAAGACATGCAATGGCAGCGCGAGCGCTTCCGCACCCACATCCGCGCCGCCCGGCAGACGGGCAAGCCGCTGGTCATTCACACCCGCGCCAGCGCGGAAGACACCCTTCGGCTGATGCGGGAGGAGGGCGCCAGCCAGCCTGGTGGGGTGCTGCACTGCTTCACCGAGTCCATGGAAGTGGCCCGGGCCGCCCTGGACCTGGATTTCCACATTTCCTTCTCCGGCATCGTGACCTTCAAGAATGCCGCCGATCTGCGCGACGTGGCCCGCATGGTGCCGCTGGACCGCATGCTGATCGAGACGGACAGCCCCTACCTGGCGCCCGTGCCCTACCGGGGCAAGACCAACCAGCCGGCCTATGTGCCGCATGTGGCGGCGCTGATTGCCGAGCTGCGCGGGCTCTCGGTGGAGGAGCTGGCTGGCCACTGCACCACCAACACCCGGCGCCTGTTCCGGATGCCCCAGGCTGCGTGA
- a CDS encoding ankyrin repeat domain-containing protein, with the protein MAAKVQTRRVLATLTALASLTALGSTVAVAQTGGARAPAGSPSSPSAPSSTSPSPDKPAASPLHEAARFDHAGAVMKLLLAGADPNARDAQRNTPLHVAIREESENAFNGLLKSPATDVNAINQAGETPLMLAAIKGRLPWVKTLVERGAHVNEAGWSPLHYAASGPNEAVVRWLLEQGAALNARSPNGTTPLMMAAGYGGLSSVEVLLAANADVRLKNDVGLTAADFARRAGQDDLAKKLDERIAKGVRAAGHPVEPSQSK; encoded by the coding sequence ATGGCGGCGAAGGTACAAACCCGGAGGGTGCTGGCCACCCTGACAGCCCTGGCGAGTCTGACGGCGCTGGGCAGCACGGTTGCCGTGGCGCAGACCGGCGGCGCACGGGCACCCGCTGGCAGCCCGTCGTCGCCGTCAGCCCCGTCATCAACCTCGCCATCACCCGATAAGCCCGCAGCCTCCCCGCTGCATGAAGCCGCACGTTTTGACCATGCCGGCGCGGTGATGAAGCTGTTGCTGGCCGGCGCCGACCCCAACGCACGGGATGCGCAGCGCAACACGCCCCTGCATGTGGCCATTCGCGAGGAGTCGGAGAACGCCTTCAACGGGCTGCTGAAGTCACCCGCCACCGATGTGAACGCCATCAATCAGGCCGGTGAAACCCCGCTGATGCTGGCGGCCATCAAGGGCCGGCTGCCCTGGGTGAAGACCCTGGTGGAGCGCGGCGCCCATGTGAACGAGGCCGGCTGGTCACCGCTGCACTATGCGGCCTCCGGCCCCAATGAGGCGGTGGTCCGCTGGCTGCTGGAGCAGGGCGCGGCGCTGAATGCCCGCTCACCCAACGGCACCACACCGCTGATGATGGCCGCTGGTTATGGAGGCCTGAGCAGCGTGGAAGTGCTGCTGGCCGCCAATGCCGATGTGCGTTTGAAGAACGATGTCGGCCTGACGGCGGCGGATTTTGCGCGTCGTGCGGGGCAGGATGATCTGGCGAAGAAGCTCGACGAGAGGATCGCCAAGGGCGTGCGCGCGGCGGGGCACCCGGTCGAGCCCTCCCAATCCAAGTAA